In one window of Henckelia pumila isolate YLH828 chromosome 1, ASM3356847v2, whole genome shotgun sequence DNA:
- the LOC140863571 gene encoding uncharacterized protein — MVYKVELIKRRIKTTQDRQASYANTKRRPLHFEAGEHVFLRVSPFHKVMRFGLKGKLVPRFIGLFEILEKVGDMAYRLALPPYLSSIHNVFHVSLLRQYVADESDILHPTEVQLEPDLSYVEKPLRILDRKDKVLRNMRIPLVMVQWQRRGTEEATWELETRMHSEYPELF; from the coding sequence ATGGTGTATAAAGTTGAACTGATCAAGAGAAGGATCAAGACtactcaagatagacaggccaGTTACGCCAACAccaagcgcagacctttgcatTTTGAGGCCGGGGAGCATGTTTTCTTGAGAGTTTCGCCTTTTCATAAGGTAATGAGgttcggtctcaagggtaagctagTTCCAAGATTCATTGGTCTGTTCGAGATTTTGGAAAAGGTCGGGGACatggcttatcgtttggcacTACCGCCGTATCTATCTAGCATCCATAATGTATTCCACGTATCGCTACTTCGTCAGTACGTGGCAGATGAGTCGGATATTCTACATCCGACAGAGGTTCAGTTGGAACCTGATTTGTCCTATGTGGAAAAGCCACTCAGAATTCTTGACAGAAAGGACAAAGTACTTCGGAATATGCGCATCCCTCTGGTcatggttcagtggcagcgACGAGGCaccgaggaagctacttgggagctcgagaCTCGTATGCATTCAGAAtatccagagttattttga
- the LOC140875739 gene encoding subtilisin-like protease SBT3, whose product MIKRDWKSHFIAKNMEIQISILCLFLCILCLTTPQLMFISAESDTYIIHMDLSVMPKAFSTHQNWYLATLATISGRDAVFSRKLLYSYTNSINGFSAVLSLSELEAIKNSKGYVSYTKDSILKVDTTHSYQFLGLDSNQGAWPVSNYGQDVIIGLVDTGVWPESRSFSDDGMSDVPSRWRGECEGGELFDSSLCNKKLIGARYFNKGLLAKYPNSTFSTNSARDTEGHGTHTSSTAAGSRVKGASYFGYAPGTATGVAPNSRVAIYKALWEIGIYVSDILAAIDQAIADGVDVLSLSFGIDGKALYEDPVAIAAFAAMEKGIFVSTSAGNNGPEHATLHNGTPWVLTVAAAAIDRELRGTVTLGSGVSASGSSLYPGKDSSRFIGIVLMSGCDDEESLKKLVHKIVVCVDYSDLLGEQIYNVRYSKLAGGIFITNSTLVDLYVKIQFPALFVSLEEGQKILDYIKNDSNPEARFTFGETHLGTKPAPKLAGYSSRGPSQSCPFVLKPDVMAPGDMIFASWSLNSSVADLNSHQLFSAFNIVSGTSMACPHAAGVAALLKGAHPEWSPAAIRSAMMTTAYISDNTGNPIKDMGSKNQPATPLAMGTGHIDPNNALDPGLIYDATATDYINLLCALNFNSSQIKTITRSSSYNCSFRSLDLNYPSFIAYFNDNNTKSKVQKVQEFHRTVTNIGDENSVYIANLTPLDGLNVSVSPSRLEFTRKFEKKSYKLSIEGPKLMKESLVFGSLTWIQSGGHREVRSPIVATSLSS is encoded by the coding sequence ATGATTAAAAGAGACTGGAAATCCCATTTCATTGCAAAGAACATGGAAATCCAAATATCTATCTTgtgtttatttttatgtattctTTGTCTCACAACCCCACAGTTGATGTTTATTTCTGCAGAATCCGACACTTACATTATCCATATGGACTTATCTGTCATGCCCAAAGCCTTCTCCACCCACCAGAACTGGTACTTAGCCACCCTCGCCACCATATCCGGCCGAGATGCTGTTTTCTCCCGTAAACTTTTGTATTCTTACACGAATTCCATCAATGGATTCAGCGCCGTTCTTTCGTTATCCGAGCTGGAGGCCATCAAGAACTCGAAAGGGTACGTTTCTTATACGAAAGACTCGATTCTCAAGGTTGACACGACTCATTCGTACCAGTTTCTTGGCCTAGATTCGAATCAAGGCGCTTGGCCTGTTTCAAACTACGGCCAAGACGTTATAATAGGTCTGGTGGATACCGGTGTTTGGCCGGAGAGCAGAAGCTTCAGCGACGATGGAATGAGCGATGTTCCATCGAGATGGAGAGGAGAATGTGAGGGTGGAGAGCTGTTTGATTCCTCTTTGTGCAACAAGAAACTTATAGGAGCTCGTTACTTCAACAAAGGTTTACTTGCCAAGTATCCCAACTCAACCTTTTCGACGAATTCTGCTCGTGACACTGAAGGCCACGGGACTCATACTTCATCAACCGCGGCCGGGAGTCGTGTAAAGGGTGCATCATACTTTGGATATGCTCCAGGGACTGCAACAGGAGTTGCCCCGAATTCTCGAGTTGCAATTTACAAAGCCCTGTGGGAAATAGGGATTTATGTTTCTGATATTCTTGCTGCTATTGATCAGGCTATTGCAGATGGTGTCGATGTGTTATCTTTGTCATTCGGCATTGATGGGAAAGCTTTGTATGAAGATCCTGTGGCCATAGCCGCATTTGCAGCAATGGAAAAGGGCATATTCGTTTCGACTTCAGCAGGGAACAATGGGCCAGAGCACGCGACTCTGCACAATGGGACACCCTGGGTTCTAACTGTTGCTGCTGCCGCAATTGATAGAGAATTACGAGGAACTGTGACCCTCGGCAGTGGAGTTTCAGCCTCTGGTTCGTCTCTCTACCCTGGGAAAGATTCCTCGCGTTTCATCGGAATCGTCCTTATGAGTGGCTGTGATGATGAGGAATCACTCAAAAAATTAGTGCACAAGATTGTTGTCTGCGTGGATTACAGTGATCTTCTAGGCGAACAGATTTACAATGTCAGATACTCCAAACTTGCTGGTGGAATTTTTATAACAAACAGCACATTAGTTGACTTATACGTTAAAATTCAGTTTCCTGCCCTGTTTGTAAGCCTCGAAGAAGGCCAAAAGATCTTAGACTACATCAAGAATGACTCAAATCCTGAGGCAAGATTCACCTTCGGAGAAACGCATCTTGGGACCAAACCGGCTCCAAAACTGGCGGGTTACAGCTCGAGAGGACCATCACAGAGCTGCCCATTTGTCTTAAAGCCCGACGTCATGGCTCCTGGTGATATGATCTTCGCGTCATGGTCTCTAAATTCTTCGGTAGCAGATTTGAATTCACACCAACTCTTCAGTGCATTCAACATCGTCTCAGGGACATCAATGGCATGCCCTCACGCAGCTGGAGTGGCAGCCCTTCTAAAAGGGGCTCACCCCGAGTGGAGTCCCGCAGCCATCCGATCCGCCATGATGACCACTGCTTATATTTCCGACAACACGGGAAATCCCATCAAGGATATGGGATCCAAGAACCAACCCGCCACTCCTTTAGCCATGGGAACTGGACATATCGATCCAAACAATGCATTAGACCCCGGATTGATATACGATGCCACTGCAACAGATTACATCAATCTTCTATGTGCACTCAACTTCAACTCCAGCCAGATTAAAACAATCACAAGGTCCAGTTCTTATAACTGTTCGTTCCGGTCACTCGACTTAAACTACCCTTCTTTCATTGCCTACTTCAACGATAACAACACCAAATCAAAGGTCCAAAAAGTGCAAGAATTTCACAGAACCGTGACTAACATAGGGGACGAAAACTCGGTTTATATCGCGAATTTAACCCCGTTAGACGGATTAAACGTCAGCGTTTCGCCTAGCAGGCTGGAGTTCACCAGAAAGTTTGAGAAGAAAAGCTACAAATTGAGTATAGAAGGGCCAAAACTGATGAAAGAATCGTTGGTTTTTGGTTCCCTGACTTGGATCCAGTCCGGTGGCCATCGTGAAGTTAGGAGTCCAATTGTTGCCACTAGCTTGTCTTCTTGA